One Polaribacter sp. KT25b DNA segment encodes these proteins:
- a CDS encoding DUF6418 domain-containing protein produces the protein MFFSLTVIESGIHVVEQGRNGYFVFSTLVLLLFFITTIISLVFFKKIFTQLFKKINITKIKYGKIKEHQITRVIIGFVLFLAFLNLFLSPIPVFSDSVTKFNFWEYAKFPFLKSIVGNVMAFVAFGSAILYRYYKKTSIFFFFLYIVYLLLIGQKFTGFFIGISGALIAFYFSSEDKIKFKLKWIFNKYLWIFIGVIFFLALYKYSIDNPFRNLKMTALEAVFYRFFGLQGHVFWGVTDQYIYQGKANTWNVLELWKGMHHLMLEFWPWRYQDFISVTTRGVSWTNAYPSILIRIFPLPLALFANFILMSFVALMQTLLTVFIKRKSLFVSLILFQLLIWTSYAYTMAYFSKLTIPVFFILAFFTYKYLVMRTKNEQQ, from the coding sequence ATGTTTTTTTCATTAACAGTTATAGAATCTGGTATACATGTAGTTGAGCAAGGTAGAAACGGATACTTTGTTTTTAGTACTTTGGTTTTGTTGCTTTTTTTTATTACAACAATAATATCTTTAGTCTTTTTTAAAAAAATATTTACTCAATTATTTAAGAAAATTAACATTACTAAAATTAAATATGGAAAAATAAAAGAGCATCAAATAACAAGAGTAATTATAGGTTTTGTTCTTTTTCTTGCTTTTTTAAACCTATTTCTATCTCCTATACCTGTTTTTTCAGATAGTGTAACAAAGTTTAACTTTTGGGAATATGCAAAATTTCCTTTTTTAAAATCTATAGTTGGTAATGTAATGGCTTTTGTAGCCTTTGGGTCTGCTATTTTATATAGATATTATAAAAAAACCTCTATTTTTTTCTTTTTTCTTTATATTGTTTACTTATTGTTAATTGGACAAAAGTTTACAGGGTTTTTTATTGGTATTTCAGGAGCTTTAATTGCCTTTTATTTTTCATCAGAAGATAAAATAAAATTTAAACTGAAATGGATTTTTAATAAATATTTATGGATTTTTATTGGGGTTATATTTTTTTTAGCTTTATATAAGTATAGTATTGATAATCCTTTTAGAAATTTAAAAATGACTGCTTTAGAGGCAGTTTTTTATCGATTTTTTGGGTTACAAGGTCATGTTTTTTGGGGTGTAACAGATCAGTATATTTATCAGGGTAAAGCCAATACTTGGAATGTTTTAGAACTTTGGAAAGGAATGCATCATTTAATGTTAGAATTTTGGCCATGGAGATATCAAGACTTTATTTCTGTAACGACAAGAGGTGTAAGTTGGACAAATGCTTATCCATCAATTTTAATTAGAATTTTTCCTTTACCCTTAGCACTTTTTGCAAATTTTATTTTGATGTCTTTTGTTGCTCTCATGCAAACTTTGTTAACAGTTTTTATTAAAAGAAAATCCTTATTTGTAAGTCTTATTTTATTTCAGTTATTAATCTGGACGAGTTATGCATACACCATGGCGTATTTTAGTAAACTAACAATACCTGTTTTTTTTATTTTAGCCTTTTTTACATATAAATATTTGGTAATGAGAACAAAAAATGAGCAACAATGA
- the rfbC gene encoding dTDP-4-dehydrorhamnose 3,5-epimerase — protein sequence MTVKESPLRGCFILEPNIFADDRGSFFESFNQKIFEEKIGMKINFVQDNQSISNKGTLRGLHFQKGKFAQTKLVRVIQGKVLDVVVDVRKESETFGQTFSCILTGDNNKQLFIPKGFLHGFSVLEDQTIFAYKCDAYYNKASEDGVIYNDTDLNIDWMLKDKEVVLSKKDCKLKTFKEYLCLKEQEL from the coding sequence ATGACAGTAAAAGAAAGTCCTTTAAGAGGTTGTTTTATATTAGAACCAAATATTTTTGCTGATGATAGAGGAAGTTTTTTTGAAAGCTTTAATCAGAAAATATTTGAAGAGAAAATTGGGATGAAAATTAATTTTGTTCAAGATAACCAGTCAATTTCTAATAAAGGTACTTTAAGAGGTTTACATTTTCAAAAAGGTAAGTTTGCACAAACTAAATTAGTGAGAGTAATTCAAGGAAAAGTATTAGACGTTGTAGTTGATGTAAGAAAAGAATCAGAAACCTTTGGGCAAACTTTTTCTTGTATTTTAACTGGAGATAATAATAAACAATTATTTATTCCTAAAGGGTTTTTACATGGTTTTTCTGTGTTAGAGGATCAAACTATTTTTGCTTATAAATGCGACGCTTATTATAATAAAGCATCAGAAGATGGTGTAATTTATAATGATACAGATTTAAATATCGATTGGATGTTAAAAGATAAAGAAGTTGTTTTATCTAAAAAGGATTGTAAATTAAAAACTTTTAAAGAATATTTATGCTTGAAAGAACAGGAATTATAA
- a CDS encoding polysaccharide biosynthesis C-terminal domain-containing protein yields the protein MFKTSLFFKLLNVFLRIGGIGTKFLIITLMSKYFDVDVFGNYGLITSIITLLIFILGLDFYNFSVRDILKTNDKQEIVNKVILTFILYIVVYLLFIILGYFILGNLSYIKPYLFLVLFLAITEHLSQEIYRLLIGFKKVLLANIILFFRTVSWSAIITFYYYNNSLITIEKIFNLWLIANVLTIVYVLVFSIGKNYDSILKLNLDFFWLKKGLKISSVFFIATISLKSMEYANRFIVDFFMGEKLAGIFLFYSNISILITVYVNTIVISFELPELIKSIRLPNIDLLLKKFKKSLIIHVFISSLFILLIIKPLLLWQNKVEFENYLPLIYFLIIGAGLMNYSLLYHFKLYIYHKDKALLKSMVISAVLSLLLTISLTYFYGIYGTATAFVISSIILFYMRYYEAKKMKYD from the coding sequence ATGTTTAAAACTAGTCTTTTTTTTAAGCTATTAAATGTTTTTTTAAGAATAGGAGGTATTGGTACAAAGTTTCTGATCATTACTTTAATGTCTAAATATTTTGATGTTGATGTTTTTGGTAATTATGGGTTAATAACATCAATTATTACACTTTTAATATTTATTTTAGGTTTAGATTTTTACAATTTTAGTGTTAGAGATATTTTAAAGACAAATGATAAACAAGAAATTGTAAATAAAGTAATTCTAACATTTATTTTATATATAGTAGTTTATTTACTGTTTATTATATTAGGTTATTTTATTCTTGGTAATTTAAGCTATATAAAACCATATCTTTTTTTAGTGCTTTTTCTAGCTATAACAGAACATTTATCTCAAGAAATTTATAGGTTACTAATTGGTTTTAAAAAAGTATTGTTAGCAAATATTATATTATTCTTTAGAACCGTAAGTTGGAGTGCTATTATTACATTTTATTATTACAATAATAGTTTAATTACTATTGAAAAGATTTTTAATTTATGGTTGATTGCTAATGTTTTAACAATTGTTTATGTGCTTGTTTTTTCAATAGGTAAGAATTATGATAGTATATTAAAATTGAATTTAGATTTTTTTTGGCTTAAAAAAGGCTTAAAAATAAGTTCTGTTTTTTTTATAGCAACAATAAGTCTTAAGTCTATGGAATACGCAAATAGATTTATTGTAGATTTTTTTATGGGCGAAAAACTAGCAGGTATTTTCCTGTTTTATTCTAACATATCAATTTTAATTACAGTGTATGTAAATACAATTGTAATATCTTTTGAGTTGCCAGAACTTATTAAATCTATACGTTTACCTAATATAGATTTGCTTCTGAAAAAATTTAAGAAATCGCTGATAATACATGTTTTTATTTCATCTTTATTTATACTTTTAATTATTAAGCCATTATTATTATGGCAAAATAAGGTTGAGTTTGAAAACTATTTGCCGCTAATCTATTTTTTAATAATTGGTGCTGGATTGATGAATTACTCCTTACTTTATCACTTTAAACTTTATATTTATCATAAAGACAAAGCATTGTTAAAATCAATGGTTATTTCGGCTGTTTTAAGTTTGTTATTAACCATTAGTTTAACGTACTTTTACGGCATTTATGGAACAGCAACAGCTTTTGTAATTTCATCAATTATATTATTTTATATGAGATATTATGAAGCAAAAAAAATGAAATATGATTAA
- a CDS encoding glycosyltransferase, with protein sequence MVKILHIARPIAGIGVYVSLLSKYLDSSKFSNTIICNTNEDIIDIVNDNGVKIDHFHCELKREIRFIYDIKCLIGIFKIVKKLKPDIIHCHSSKSGILGRIIGFITNTKTLYTPNAYSYLSADAKSKRFLLKSIERFFGLLPVKTLACSTSELNRAIVDLSIKKDNVTLWNNSIENEIITKNSEYLSKLPKDFICSIGRPSYQKHTELLIKAVLKIKETQKNIHLVILGVGFYSPTLNKIKKSILSNNLSENITLVPWLERSEGLGILDKSLIFVSSSRYEGLPYAVLEALSLSKPCVLTNVDGNKDLVKNNYNGFLVDENADELAQKIDKILSDTVLRKDMEKNARKEFESFYDIKKNIKTLEKIYLSFIK encoded by the coding sequence ATGGTAAAAATTTTACATATTGCAAGACCTATTGCAGGTATAGGTGTTTATGTTTCTTTGCTTTCTAAATATTTAGATAGCTCAAAATTTTCAAATACTATTATATGTAATACTAATGAAGATATCATTGATATTGTTAATGACAATGGTGTAAAAATTGATCATTTTCATTGCGAGCTAAAAAGAGAGATTCGTTTTATATATGATATAAAATGCTTGATTGGGATTTTTAAAATTGTAAAGAAATTAAAGCCAGATATTATTCATTGTCATAGCTCTAAAAGTGGTATTTTAGGAAGAATTATAGGTTTTATCACAAATACTAAAACTTTATACACACCAAATGCATATTCTTATTTAAGTGCAGACGCAAAAAGTAAACGCTTTTTATTAAAAAGTATTGAACGTTTTTTTGGTCTTTTACCTGTTAAAACTCTAGCTTGTTCAACATCAGAATTAAATAGAGCTATTGTTGATTTATCAATAAAAAAAGATAACGTTACACTTTGGAATAACTCTATAGAAAATGAAATAATAACAAAAAATAGCGAATATTTATCTAAGCTTCCAAAAGATTTTATTTGTTCTATCGGAAGGCCTTCATATCAGAAACATACAGAACTCTTAATTAAAGCTGTTTTAAAAATTAAAGAAACTCAAAAAAACATTCATTTGGTTATTTTAGGAGTTGGATTTTATTCGCCAACATTAAATAAAATAAAGAAAAGCATTCTTTCAAATAATCTTTCCGAAAATATTACGTTAGTACCTTGGTTAGAAAGAAGTGAAGGTTTGGGGATATTAGATAAAAGTTTAATTTTTGTTTCTTCCTCAAGGTATGAAGGTTTACCTTATGCTGTTTTAGAAGCTTTGTCTTTAAGTAAACCATGCGTTTTAACAAATGTTGATGGAAATAAAGATCTTGTAAAAAATAATTATAATGGATTTTTAGTTGATGAAAATGCAGATGAACTAGCCCAAAAAATTGATAAGATTTTATCTGACACTGTTTTAAGAAAAGATATGGAAAAAAATGCTAGAAAAGAATTTGAAAGTTTTTATGATATTAAAAAAAATATAAAAACACTAGAAAAAATATATCTCTCTTTTATAAAGTAA
- a CDS encoding O-antigen ligase family protein, whose amino-acid sequence MKKELILKLSSYFYFLMMFFLPISLLLDNIFLGLLFLSVILNSKKTIKNNILYYLFAFFTFTVLNGVLNSFFVVEKENYLRLLPLLLIPFSLGNIDNTTKLKGLFFLSLGIVIIQLNSVYGIINYYYFTEGKKYALRNYYKVNEILNYERPYLGFFSAINIIICLHYFVTYKRKILSIVVALFSLILIIVISARLAIIVVALTGLITVFKIFKTKNIIKPLLILFGILFLVLLSKSSLKYRFLQITKDARLVTWTGASDIFFKNSYYIFGSGSEQQTRDNLLEHYKDYDGFDSEAEQNRFITKNYNTHNQYINELLRGGFVGLFLLVIPQVILLYSNFKKNNDIALMFLFAIISFSFVENILDRQVGVYLYALLLCLTGINYKVKE is encoded by the coding sequence ATGAAAAAAGAATTGATTTTAAAATTATCAAGTTATTTTTATTTTTTAATGATGTTTTTTTTACCAATATCATTATTATTGGATAATATTTTTTTAGGCTTATTGTTTCTAAGTGTTATATTAAATTCAAAAAAAACAATAAAAAACAATATCTTATATTACCTGTTTGCTTTTTTTACATTTACTGTTTTAAATGGTGTTTTAAATAGTTTTTTTGTAGTTGAAAAAGAAAATTATTTAAGATTATTGCCTTTGTTACTTATTCCTTTTAGTTTAGGAAATATCGATAATACTACAAAGTTAAAAGGACTTTTTTTTCTATCACTTGGCATTGTAATTATTCAATTAAACTCGGTTTATGGTATAATTAATTATTATTATTTTACCGAAGGTAAAAAATATGCTTTAAGAAATTATTATAAAGTTAATGAAATATTAAATTACGAAAGACCTTACCTTGGTTTCTTTTCTGCAATCAATATTATTATCTGTTTACATTATTTTGTTACTTATAAAAGAAAAATTTTAAGCATTGTAGTAGCGTTATTTTCTTTAATATTGATTATCGTTATTTCTGCAAGACTTGCTATTATTGTTGTAGCTTTAACAGGTTTAATAACAGTTTTTAAAATTTTTAAAACAAAAAATATTATAAAACCGTTACTTATTTTATTCGGAATACTATTTTTAGTACTCTTGAGTAAGAGTTCGTTAAAATATAGGTTTTTACAAATAACAAAAGATGCTAGACTTGTTACCTGGACAGGAGCTTCGGATATTTTTTTTAAAAATTCGTATTATATTTTTGGCTCTGGAAGCGAACAACAAACAAGAGATAATCTTTTAGAGCATTATAAAGATTATGATGGTTTTGATAGTGAGGCAGAACAAAACAGGTTTATTACTAAAAATTACAATACTCATAACCAATATATAAATGAATTATTACGAGGCGGGTTCGTTGGTTTATTTTTATTAGTAATTCCTCAAGTAATACTTTTGTACTCTAATTTTAAAAAAAATAATGATATTGCATTAATGTTCCTTTTTGCTATTATAAGTTTTAGTTTTGTAGAAAATATTTTAGATAGACAGGTAGGGGTTTATTTATATGCTTTACTTTTGTGCTTAACAGGAATTAATTACAAAGTAAAAGAATAA
- a CDS encoding N-acetylneuraminate synthase family protein translates to MTYIIGEIGQNHNGSVDLCKLLVDVAARPVKDDLFGNDLKQMDAVKLTKRDLSQELSSTQMKSLYNSPHSFGETYGEHRAFLELNDEEHFEVYKYTKEKGLDFVETLCAIGCLSLLKLFTPDRLKVASRDLTNLPLLSALAETKIPIIVSTGMSGVKELDLALQTINKYHNNISILHCVSEYPTRYENVNLKTITYLKKQYPQYSIGYSDHTIGISTPIAAVAMGAEIIEKHITLDRNLKGTDQKGSLAIEGIYRMVRDIRNLDASMGEEKMEIVNSVESARNKLERSIATNKNLKKGSIITEEDIHLLSPGNGVKWVDKNHVLGKELISDIQKDEIIYLKNIK, encoded by the coding sequence ATGACATATATAATTGGTGAAATAGGACAGAATCATAATGGATCTGTAGATTTATGTAAATTACTTGTAGATGTAGCTGCAAGACCTGTAAAAGATGATCTATTTGGTAATGATTTAAAGCAAATGGATGCTGTTAAACTTACTAAAAGAGATTTATCTCAAGAGTTATCTTCTACGCAAATGAAAAGCCTATATAATTCGCCACATTCTTTTGGTGAAACTTATGGGGAACACAGAGCTTTTTTAGAATTAAATGATGAAGAACATTTTGAAGTTTATAAATACACAAAAGAAAAAGGATTAGATTTTGTAGAAACTTTATGTGCTATAGGATGTTTAAGCCTTCTTAAACTTTTTACACCAGATAGGTTAAAAGTTGCCTCTAGAGATTTAACTAATTTACCGCTACTTTCAGCTTTAGCAGAAACTAAAATTCCTATTATTGTTTCTACAGGAATGTCTGGAGTAAAAGAGTTGGATCTTGCTTTGCAAACCATTAATAAATATCATAATAATATCTCGATTTTGCATTGCGTTTCAGAGTATCCTACTAGGTATGAAAATGTTAACTTAAAAACGATAACCTATTTAAAAAAACAATATCCACAGTATTCAATTGGATATTCAGATCATACTATTGGTATTTCTACTCCAATTGCAGCTGTTGCTATGGGAGCAGAAATCATAGAGAAACATATTACATTAGATAGAAATTTAAAAGGAACAGATCAAAAAGGTTCTTTGGCTATTGAAGGTATTTATAGAATGGTTAGAGATATTAGAAATTTAGACGCTTCTATGGGTGAAGAGAAAATGGAAATTGTAAATTCTGTTGAAAGCGCTAGAAACAAATTAGAAAGATCTATAGCTACCAATAAAAACTTAAAAAAAGGAAGCATAATTACAGAAGAAGATATTCATTTATTAAGTCCAGGAAATGGTGTTAAATGGGTTGATAAAAACCATGTTTTAGGAAAAGAGCTGATTAGCGACATTCAAAAAGATGAAATTATTTATTTAAAAAACATAAAATAA
- a CDS encoding undecaprenyl-phosphate glucose phosphotransferase, with product MKKRYSYLIKPFQLIIDLIIINLVFYFIYDAEYLNLFFLVYISFFWIISSYLLGFYKVFRFTRLLRVLSLLVKQFFVFILGYFAFFGIFREGQVVDYQFLVLVSIIISISVIKILWLFLLKKYRSFGNNLRTTIVLGFDQSAKNIIKLFKSKSNLGYNYLGFFSNKEYKNKEYLGDLEDVFIYAKKNEVDEIYCSLPVLTKEQIKKINKFATEQNITLKLIPDSIELYSKNQSVEYYDDALMVLNVNRLPFEFSENFYIKRIFDIIFSLLVSILILSWLIPILWVLVKLESKGPLIFKQDREGLNGDHFICYKFRSMRINDLSHKVHATKNDERVTKIGAFLRKTSMDELPQFFNVLLGNMSVVGPRPHIESLSLEYQKEVEDYLKRHIVKPGITGLAQISGYRGEVQKRSDIKNRVRLDIFYIENWSFLLDIKIIIKTILNAFKGDEKAY from the coding sequence TTGAAAAAAAGATATTCCTACTTAATAAAACCTTTCCAATTAATTATAGATTTAATAATCATTAACTTGGTTTTTTATTTTATTTATGATGCAGAATATCTAAACCTATTTTTTTTAGTTTATATATCATTTTTTTGGATAATTTCTTCTTATTTATTAGGTTTCTATAAAGTATTTAGATTTACCAGACTTTTAAGAGTGTTGAGTCTTTTAGTTAAACAATTTTTTGTTTTTATATTAGGGTATTTTGCTTTTTTTGGAATCTTTAGAGAAGGTCAAGTTGTAGATTATCAGTTTTTAGTTTTAGTAAGTATAATTATAAGTATATCAGTCATTAAGATACTTTGGCTGTTTCTGTTAAAAAAATATAGATCTTTTGGAAACAATCTAAGAACAACTATAGTTTTAGGATTTGATCAATCAGCTAAAAATATTATTAAACTATTTAAGAGTAAATCTAATTTAGGATATAATTATCTTGGTTTTTTTTCAAACAAAGAATACAAGAACAAAGAATATTTAGGTGATTTAGAAGATGTTTTTATTTATGCAAAGAAAAATGAAGTTGATGAGATTTATTGCTCTTTACCAGTTTTAACAAAAGAGCAAATTAAAAAAATAAATAAGTTTGCGACAGAACAAAATATAACATTAAAGTTAATTCCAGATTCAATAGAATTATATTCAAAAAACCAGAGTGTAGAGTATTATGATGATGCTTTAATGGTTTTAAATGTAAACAGACTTCCTTTCGAGTTTTCAGAAAATTTTTATATTAAAAGGATATTTGATATAATATTTTCTTTACTTGTGTCTATACTAATACTCTCTTGGTTAATACCAATTCTTTGGGTTTTAGTAAAATTAGAATCTAAAGGTCCATTAATTTTTAAACAAGACAGAGAAGGCTTAAATGGAGATCATTTTATATGTTATAAATTTAGGTCTATGAGAATTAATGATTTATCTCATAAGGTACACGCAACAAAAAATGATGAAAGAGTAACCAAAATTGGTGCATTTTTAAGAAAAACAAGTATGGATGAGTTGCCTCAATTCTTTAATGTTTTACTTGGTAATATGAGTGTAGTTGGGCCTAGACCACACATAGAAAGTCTTTCTTTAGAATATCAAAAGGAAGTAGAAGATTATTTAAAAAGGCATATTGTAAAGCCAGGTATAACTGGTTTAGCGCAAATTAGTGGTTATAGAGGAGAGGTGCAAAAAAGATCAGATATTAAAAACAGAGTGCGTTTAGATATTTTTTATATAGAAAACTGGTCTTTTCTTTTAGATATTAAAATAATTATTAAAACAATACTTAACGCTTTTAAAGGAGATGAAAAGGCATATTAA
- the rfbA gene encoding glucose-1-phosphate thymidylyltransferase RfbA, producing the protein MKGIVLAGGSGTRLHPLTLSVSKQLMPVYDKPMIYYPLSTLISAGIKDILIISTPQDLPLFKKLLGNGNQIGCDFQYEVQEDPNGLAEAFLIGEDFIGDDNVALILGDNIFYGSGLSKLLKENNNPDGGIVYAYHVNDPERYGVVEFDEHQNAISIEEKPLRPKSSFAVPGIYFYDNSVVEKAKKLQPSKRGELEITDINKAYLKENKLSVRILDRGTAWLDTGTFKSLMQASNFVEVIEERQGLKVGSIEEAAFSSGFITQKELKELAKPFLKSGYGKNLLDIK; encoded by the coding sequence ATGAAAGGAATAGTTTTAGCAGGTGGTTCTGGTACAAGATTGCATCCACTTACCTTGTCGGTAAGTAAGCAATTAATGCCTGTATATGACAAACCTATGATTTACTATCCTTTATCAACATTGATATCAGCAGGGATTAAAGATATTTTAATTATCTCAACCCCTCAAGATTTACCCTTATTTAAAAAATTATTAGGAAATGGAAATCAGATTGGATGTGATTTTCAATATGAAGTTCAAGAAGACCCAAATGGATTAGCAGAGGCTTTTTTAATTGGAGAGGATTTTATAGGAGATGATAATGTAGCGCTTATTTTGGGTGATAATATTTTTTATGGTTCAGGTTTGTCTAAATTATTAAAAGAAAATAATAATCCAGATGGAGGAATTGTATATGCCTATCATGTAAATGACCCAGAAAGATATGGTGTTGTTGAGTTTGATGAACATCAAAATGCAATTTCTATAGAAGAAAAACCTTTAAGACCAAAATCTAGCTTTGCAGTTCCTGGTATTTATTTTTATGATAATTCTGTGGTTGAAAAAGCTAAAAAATTACAACCAAGTAAAAGAGGAGAATTAGAAATTACCGACATAAATAAAGCTTATTTAAAAGAAAATAAATTATCTGTTAGAATTTTAGATAGAGGAACAGCTTGGCTAGATACGGGAACTTTTAAATCTTTAATGCAAGCAAGTAATTTTGTTGAGGTTATTGAAGAAAGACAGGGCTTAAAAGTAGGTTCTATAGAAGAAGCTGCTTTTTCGAGTGGCTTTATTACTCAAAAAGAATTAAAAGAACTAGCAAAACCATTTTTGAAAAGTGGTTATGGTAAAAACTTATTAGATATTAAATGA
- a CDS encoding HAD family hydrolase: MLPKLILTDIDGVWTDCGMYYDEKGNELKKFNTYDSAGVLFCKLLDIPFGIITGENVKSVERRAKKLKVDYLFLGANNKLEIVKKLTKELNIQLSDVAYIGDDINDYLLLKSVGISAVPKSAPVYMKEIVNWQLEKKGGEGVFREFVEKILAENNINVIDLLKESNFINEFNQ; this comes from the coding sequence ATGTTGCCTAAACTTATTTTAACTGATATTGATGGTGTTTGGACAGATTGTGGAATGTACTATGATGAAAAAGGAAATGAGCTTAAAAAATTTAATACCTATGATAGTGCAGGTGTTTTATTCTGCAAACTTTTAGATATTCCTTTTGGTATAATTACAGGAGAAAACGTAAAATCAGTAGAAAGAAGAGCTAAAAAACTAAAAGTAGATTATCTTTTTTTAGGGGCTAATAATAAGTTAGAAATTGTTAAAAAATTGACTAAGGAATTAAATATACAACTATCTGATGTTGCTTATATTGGTGACGATATAAATGATTATTTACTTTTAAAAAGTGTGGGTATTAGTGCTGTGCCCAAAAGTGCGCCAGTTTATATGAAAGAGATTGTAAATTGGCAACTAGAAAAAAAAGGAGGAGAAGGAGTTTTTAGAGAATTTGTTGAAAAAATATTGGCTGAAAATAACATAAATGTAATTGATCTTCTTAAGGAAAGTAATTTTATTAATGAATTTAATCAATAA
- a CDS encoding glycosyltransferase family 2 protein, protein MKEILDLSASIVLYNENLEELTSTINAFLNVPLKKKLYLIDNTNKKRFQNIFNQKDVEYIAVGKNIGFGAGHNIVIDRIKNNSNYHLVLNPDVNFEKTVIPNLILELSKDESLSMIAPKVLFPSGEHQYSCRRYPHFLELVARRFPFVKPLFKPAVFKGQYKDKDLTNSFFAEYLAGCFQLYRTDDFVKIKGFDERYFLYMEDVDICRKIDQLDKKKLYYPEEVIFHVLKQGSAKDLKLFLRHSSSVIKYFVKWGF, encoded by the coding sequence ATGAAAGAAATACTCGATTTATCAGCGTCAATTGTATTATACAATGAGAATTTAGAAGAACTAACAAGTACTATTAATGCTTTTTTAAATGTGCCATTAAAAAAGAAACTCTACTTAATAGATAACACAAATAAAAAGCGTTTTCAAAATATTTTTAATCAAAAGGATGTAGAATATATTGCTGTTGGTAAAAATATTGGTTTCGGTGCAGGTCATAATATAGTTATAGATAGAATTAAAAATAATTCAAATTATCACTTAGTATTAAATCCTGATGTTAATTTTGAGAAAACTGTTATCCCTAATTTAATTTTAGAATTAAGTAAAGATGAAAGTCTTTCAATGATTGCCCCAAAAGTTTTGTTTCCAAGCGGAGAACATCAATATTCATGTAGAAGATATCCTCATTTTTTAGAATTGGTAGCTAGAAGATTTCCTTTTGTAAAGCCATTGTTTAAGCCAGCTGTTTTTAAGGGTCAATATAAAGATAAAGATTTAACAAATTCATTTTTTGCCGAGTACCTTGCTGGTTGTTTCCAACTATATAGAACCGACGATTTTGTTAAAATAAAAGGATTTGATGAACGTTATTTTTTATACATGGAAGATGTAGATATTTGTAGAAAAATTGATCAATTAGATAAAAAGAAACTTTACTATCCAGAGGAAGTAATTTTTCATGTTTTAAAACAAGGTTCAGCAAAAGACTTAAAATTATTTTTAAGACATTCTTCATCAGTAATTAAATATTTTGTTAAGTGGGGTTTTTAG